The genome window AGTGATTCACCGGCCACACTTTTTAACTTACCTCTTTTGATTATTTTAGTATGATTAATATGCCACATAAAGCATCTTTTACTGCTTAATGCTGCTTCTTAATCACCTCCCCTTTTACCACCTATCtctcaactttaatttaattaacatacATACTTGAATCCCATGCAACTTTTCCCAGTTTTTTACTGTTGCGATCATCATGAATATGTTGAAATTGTTTTGGTGACATAATTACTATTGTTAGGTAAAGTACAAACGTAGTGGCAAGTTGGATAGGCTAAAACAACTGGTAAAACgtcaaattaaattatctatTGAGTAGAATTGAATgggttaattaattttcattggaATGTTTGGGTGCATTATACTGATCAGGAACATAATAAAGCAGTCAATCATTTTTGCAAGAATCTTTATGTTGTATGAACGGGATTAAAATTGTTGGATGAGCCTCTAGCAAATTGGTTTCTCTCAACCGATTATATtagatcaattttataaacattacaaATTGTACAAGtttgtattatttataaaattaattttaattttataactttataacATAGATGGTTCAAATTAGTTCACACTTCtcacaataaattttatttttatttgatttggtCTTGAAAACCAACCTCCTATGAGTCCGTGAGAATCAATCCATCTCATCCAACAAAATAATAGATATATGGATGAAGTTAATTGGAATTATAAATGTTGATATTAGGCATTatgatgtgtgcatattaaCCATGTCCCTATgttgcacacaacacatgcttaatatgcacacatcatAATGTTTCATATGCACATGCGCAATCTACCAATTAATCTTATACATTGATCTATTTTTTAATAGATGAGACTGATGGTTCTCATATgaacccctctctctctctctctatatatatatatatatatatatatattcaggtgCGAGGATAGCTCCCTGTGCGATGATCaatgctctttaaaaaaatttctaaacgaacgcaccttaagctggaTTAGCATAAATATGGCTTTGTAGAGAAAATTGTGTAAAGAATATTATTGGTTGTGTTTTgaaactgcaaaaaaaaaaaaaaaaaaaaaaaagtgtgtcgTCAATTAAAGAAGCAAATTGTAAAAAATGGTGCACTAcctcaagaaggaaaacaatACACCGTAAGAAGagaaacaacgcaccttaagaagaaaaaatccACGCATTTAAAGCCTTAggctgacgcaccttaagaaggaaagccacgcacctaaagctttagatcgatGCGCTTATGTTTtaacaactaacgcaccttaaacacacaataCAAAAACCTTAcacattaagaaggaaaaccacgcatcttaaatttgacctagctAGAtgtaaaaagaccaaattgccatCGCATTTGTTTTTAAACATTGTTAATCTTGGACGTTGATTTATGCAAGATTAATGGCTCTTATCTCACCACACAACCGCATCTCATACACCCAACTGCACgggaacccatatatatatatatatatatatatatatatatatatatatatatatatatatatatatatataacgataatataattgtatttatCAATTTAAGTATGAGTTCTTAACCACTAAGTATAAAGTGACGGAAATTCTTGTAGGAAAATGGATGTTTGAATatgatgattaaaaaaaaactattaagaatcatctaaattttttttttgagttctataTGACTCTATTACAACGCAGTATCTGTTCTATATGAGAGTGTaatcgggtgtcactagaccacaaggtcttggcaaaaGTCATCTAAATTATTGGAATGtgattgaaagaattatttacAGTAAGATTGTGAGTGGTAAAGACAAATATAATATCCTTATTGCGAGTTGGTTGTAACGAATAGCTTGATTTTGGTGAttaattataagtttgattTATATAATTCGGAGTTTATGTAAATGTATACAAATCAGTCATTTGAAGATATctaatacttatatttggacATGGATCTTTActttataaacaaattaaaaccaatCTATTTGGTACACAacttttttgaaatatttattcatatctTTGAGTGAATCAGGAAATGATTGtgtgtttattatatatatacatagaggAGAGGCATGCATTGTGTGAATAATTGAAATTGAAGTAATTGGATGTCCAACTCACCCTACGACATGACATGACTGATCGATGTTTTTGTATGAAACTGTACTGTGATATGGTGTTTGGGAAATTGTAAATTAAGGGCAGGGGGGAAGTAGATGAATACATGAAGCTAGATGATGATGAATAAGGGAAGCTAAGGGGAGTGAAGCTCTATTCTTGAAAAAAGCAAACTCAGAATCATGCTACTTAAGACAAAAGTGGTTTTTCAACACTGTTTTGATTGATGTCTTTGACCCATTGCATGTTGAAAGTAGTTAGCAAAATTAATTTAGGTAAAGATTTAAATGTCTTTGTCTAATCTTTGAATTTAATCAAATTACTCGGATAATTGACTTGATAATCTTAAGTTTCAAATTTCACAGGTCGCCTTAAGCTGATTTACCTAGCTCCTTGCTGCCCTTTACGTGTCTTGAATGAATTTcgtttaaacaaattaaattcaaagaTTAGAATTGACTTGATAACCTTAAGTTTTCAAATCCGACGGGTCTCTTTAAGTTGATTTATCTAACTCCTTGCAGTTCTTAGTGCGTCTTGAATGAATTTCGTTTAAACAAGTCAAAATCCTTCCATTGAATAATTAAGTCTCGATTAAATTTCGTTCGGAACAACTTTTTCAATCTCATATTTAAACGAATCAAACCCTTCCCGGCCACCTAAATAAAAAACGTTTTGGTTATGACAACACTTTATGTTTGAAGAGGATGGGCTCTTGTTCATCCCAATCAACATCACACAACTGGAATGAAACaaatcactattaatattattgtgcaAATCTTGCTCCCCATCATATCATACTTAGCACCCAATACCACCAAAACCCCAACCATCTTACAAACATCAGATTTCCAGATCTTTTTCACTTTTCTCCCCATTGCTCGGTCCACAACGTAACACAACCTagatgcatgtatatataattaatattaaccgTACCAAAAACACCAAACCCAAGTTTGCGTGCGCTGCAACAGAAACGTAATCTACATATATCATATCCGATCCAAGGAGCAATCTAATCATCCCAAGTaagaatataatactttaatttgttgaattgtttATTTGGTCCCAATGTTTTGCGGTACGTAACCTCCATACATTTCCATTCATGACACGAAAGTGATGTTTGCCATTATATATGCAACCTGGGATTTTCCAAAccgttttatatatataatcttcacAAACCCATTACTTAATTGCCCATAAAGAAGcaatatttaattgatttgaaggcatttgattttctttcttttactgAGGAATGCACAACATGGGAAATGATTAGAGGCAGGTTTGTTGGAACTTTGGAGAGCAGTGTAAGCAACATAGGCCCAGACAAATGAACTGGCCTAGCTCTGGTCTATAGCCACATGGaccaaaattatataattatattatataattcgTGTACAAGGACAATGGTCTAGTGGTTGGAAGTGTTACACTTTAGACTTGCTTTCAGTAATAAGATGAAGATTAGAATTCAATCACAAAGTATCTGAAGTTGGATTGAGATTACGTTGGGACTGAACTCTTTACGAGCAAAAAAATACAGTTGAATATAGACTCTAACACTAGGAAAATTCAATTTATCTCATCAGTCATCATTAACATAAAGGTGAATTATGAAATTTAAGATATAACTCGACGAAGCTaaaaaatctaaacaatttttaaaaagttattcaaaatattatataatactcGTCATTTTAATAGTGattaaaaatttctttctttatcttgaaaaacaaaattcaaagtGGCCCATGCCGCGTAGCCGTCCATATCGCAAGTAAATCCTTCTTTACTGACCCGCTGGACAGTATGTCTTTTGTCACCTAGCTTCCATATTGAGGGGCCTCCATatctttttatatatgaaaatttttgGATAATAACTTCTACTCATACTCTCTAAGGGATGatttttaaatgaaactatttcttcatgatggtttttttttttttcaaccacTTGGTATGTTTTAAATGCCACCattctcaaaaagaaaataaaaggataattttgaaagaaattattattctgaaaattttgaaaaatttctGTCTCGAGTTATATAAATGTTTGACAATTAACATAATGAATTGTGTTAgatgataaattaattgttttgttttaacTTAAACCGTGTAAAACGACTTAGAAAAGtacaaatattttgttttatttatttattcttagaACTTTTTATAACAAAGATatacattttataataatttaattataattattaaataaataaaaattaatagtgtAAATTAGTGGAGAAAATAGTTTTCTAAACTATATAAATATACTCTACTAGTCCAATGGTTACTATTTTTACTGTCAATCTGCTAGCAATTACACATTGAGACTAATCTTATTCATGCAGGTTTTAAGGTAGTGGTTAAGAGGGAAGAGACCCGCGCTATCTCATCTACACCTCCACATGTAACatctaattaaatttattatacttTGTTAGATAGAGGCCAGACTTGTAGGGCCAAGTCCAAACATTCTGTCATCGAAATGTTGTGTTAACTGTTACGCAAATATAAGgaaatacaattgtaaattttttactaggtataacttttggcatagtaATAACCATTTGGTCCTACCTTTGCAACTAGCTTTAGTTAATTATGTAGTGGTAAGCACTCGATCCTACCATTGTTTTTAAAGATACAATGTTATAAAGTACGATTATTTAAGACATCATATTCTTATCTTGTTCAAACTTATATTGATTAAAAATTTAGGTAACATGATGGTATGTATGCATTAAGAGATATTGGACagtaattaatattatcatgcactgacttttttttgttcttttttctttttgggtttacCTTAAAAAATGCAAACTTGACTGGTGCAGTAGACAGTGCATATATACTAGAAGTAGAAGTAGAACTATCTAACTGGATTTGGCAGATCTGGAAATTGAGTTTCAGATGAGAGAAAGTCGCAGGTTGATTGTACGTACGATGTTATTCGAACATTTGTGGAGTGACCAATGTTTTTGGTTTGGTCAAAACATTTGTGCGTTTAACGTTTATGAGCCAGCAAACATACACTACTGACCATACCActcacatacacatatatacactaatGCCAGCATGATTAGAGGAGGATTAGGCTGCCTAatttcatggaatcatcctcgGACTTGATCGAACCAGGTGGCAAATTAGTGCCCCATATTTGCAGTTTAATCGACTCTAATTTGCACTAACAGATCCAGAGACCTCATCAAGTGAAGTAAACTCGAATTCAAAAGGAATGATGTATATAAAACGAATTTTACACTAATAACAAATTATTCATGTCGTAAAAGAATTGATAAATTTATGGAGCTGTTAAATTAGTCCAATGATTCAAATAGTAGGTTTGGTGGATTGAACCCACGAGATTATTCTAAAGAAATATCTCGACAAGATATATTTATGAGATTCTTCAATTAGGTTCACATTGTGTTACATGGATCAGATTAGACCAATCTATGCTtgtcggcaaattataccatagaccacCATCTACCTTGCATTAAAGattttggtccaaaaataacgtTCAGATTCTATATAGTTTCTGTACCTCTATATctgtaattgacacattttgtatctgtagttgacagtttttgtacatgtagctatcatattatgtatcagcaattataagttatttgtttacatgtacataaatgGTTAACTGTAgatacagaatgtgttaactgaagaatgaagatacataatttttggagttaatacccaatatagtcctcaactatagtggttttactcagtttagtcctaagtgactttttgtattctatttagtcctcgactttaatggttttactcactttagtcctctgttaagaattctgtttgttgggtgttaataacaaggttaacatggtaatttcatttctattttgttttttatcaaattaattattaattatatgtcctaatttATCTCTATCTTAGTATCTCTAATGTATTGATACTACAGGAACATAATGCTAATTGATGTAGTTTGAATTCATTACTGTTAATGCTATTTGCTAATTATTTGCTAATTGCTTTGTGTTTGGattcatttgaaaataactaaaaatgctTCTATTTGAATTCATTTGAAAAGTGATCAGAATTTCAATATGCCAAAGTTAACTAATTGCTCATTATTTGCtaactgttttttcttttttttcctaaagtattataatttactttgtctttagtatgcaattgtgtaaatatatatagaacatataattaataattaatttgataaaaaaaaataaaatagaaatgaaattaccatgttaaccttgttattaacacccaacaaacagaattcttaacagaggactaaaatgggtaaaatcattaaagtcgaggactaaatagagtacaaaaagtcacttaggactaaattgagtaaaaccactatagtcgaagactatattgggtattaactcataatttttgtatcagggttcacaatgtaatattaatctTTGTCCGTGGTATAACAATCGATGCTTGTCACATTGCAAGACTAGACCGGTGTAATTGTATTGCACTAGCGATTGatcattaatataaaataaagctaCCCACATGTCTCCCAAATAATATTGCATCTTTTACTAACTTATCATGGTAAATTGATGGGAGATGTCCGACCATCTTCCTGATCGCTTTATACTTAACCAATAATATGAGACTCTTATTCTCCATAATGTTAGGTAGGATAAAAACATACCCTTACCCTCCATCGAAGTTACGCTATCAAGAATAACTCAGTATAGAATATTAAACTGAAGGATGAACAAAGTCTAGTCCCACTAAACATGCTGTAAGAACCCATTAGAGAGTTGTGCTCTTCTACTACTGTTGGTTTGGACTTCTGATCTTTTTGATGCCAGCAgcaacaataatatttaaacccaaaataataataataataattattattattattattattattattattattattattattattattataattctcTTACTTGCCTAGCCCTGGGGTTGTGGATCTTGATAAAGTCCAAGTTAGAAACTTTCTTTGCTATTCTAAAGCTAACAATATAAATCTCAAGtgttaagtgttgatatacaaacaaaaaaaaaggaagaaaaaaaaaaaaagaataaggagaaaaaagGGGATAACAGATCTGCAGAATAACCATAAGAAACCATGCCCCTGGGAAAGGGACGTAGCAGCAGAAGAGCAGGGACCTCAACCCCTGTGGTCACAACAGTAGCCTTTGTAGCTTTGTGTGTTCTGGGAGTTTGGCTGCTTGCCTCCACTCCGGTTGCTCCTCCTAAATCCATCACTAAAACCGCCGCCTCCTCTACTGTCATCAACCTCCCTAGGGCCACTTCTGATGGTGCAACAAAAAGCACTACGCCTTTTGAGGACCTGCATGGGGACCTCCCAGAAGAGGCCAGAAATGGCAATGGCGGCTCCGGTGGAGGATCATCAGAGATTTCAAATGATTCCCAGAGTGGGGAGGCTCAGGCTACAACAACTGAGGATTCTGCAAAAGAAGCAGTGGATCAAGAAAGTGGTAGTGTTAAGAATCAAGAATCATCGTCAGAAGGGGAAGGGCAGCTGCCTGGGAAGGAGGAGCAAGAGAAGCAGAAAGAACCCGAGACTCAAGTGTCTGAGGAAAGTACAATAACTCAACAAAAAGAGattgaaacaattaaacaaaatgTAGAATTAGCAGGCAGCAAAGATGATGTTTCTGCAGCAGCAGAGAAAAGGGAAGAAAGCAGTGATAATCAGAAAGGTGGCAATGAAGATATTCACAAGGGTGGCAATGAAGAGACGAAGGTTCAAGATTCACAAATCAAGAGCCAACAAACTTCAGAGGAGAACAAGAATTTGATATCAGATGAAGATCAACAGAAACGGCTGGAGCATCATCAGCAACAGGAAGACGATCAGATACAACAAAAGCAACCTCAAAACGAGATAATTGAGACAACCACGGATCCGAATAAGGCCTGGTTGACAACACAAGCTGATCAATCTGTGAACCATAAAGAGAGGAAGGAAGGAGCAGATGATCAACAAATCACTATCAAGGGGCAGCAATGGCAGCTGTGCAATGTAACAGCAGGTGCAGATTACATACCTTGTTTGGACAATGAGAAAGCATTAGCAAAGATAAGAGGCAGGCAGCATTATGAGCATCGCGAAAGGCATTGCCCCACAGATCCTCCTGTCTGCCTTGTGCCCCTGCCAATAGGGTACAAGAAATCAATTCAATGGCCTCAAAGCAGGGATAAGGCATGACGCACCACATTCTGTGACTGTCAATTATAGATATATACATAGGATTGATGTTCAATCTTTTCTTTGTGCAGATATGGTATCCCAATGTGCCTCACACATTATTGGCAGAGTTCAAGGGACACCAAAATTGGGTTAAAGTTTCCGGAGAATTCATTACTTTTCCAGGTGGTGGAACTCAGTTTATCCATGGAGCATTGCATTACATTGATTTTATCCAACAAGTAAGCTTACCCATCTCTTAACCCGACTAGAAGTCTAAAACAATTGATAAGGTTGCTATATTAACAGGGAAAATTTGGATGCTTTCAGTTTTTTATCCAAAACTTCTTTTGCTACAATGAAAAAAGTAACAAAAGTTAAGAAAAAGATTACCAGATAGTAACATCCACATGTTACTTCTGCTTTTGTCATATGGCTGGTTGTAGGCAGTTCCTGATATTGCATGGGGAAAGCATACTAGAGTAGTGTTGGATGTAGGATGTGGAGTTGCTAGCTTCGGAGGCTATATATTCGAGAGAGATGTTATCACAATGTCCTTTGCACCTAAAGACGAGCACGAGGCTCAAGTTCAATTTGCACTTGAAAGGGGAATACCTGCAATATCTGCTGTTATGGGAACTCAGCGCCTCCCATTTCCTAACGGAGTCTTTGATGCTGTACACTGCGCACGCTGCAGAGTCCCTTGGCACATAGAAGGTTTCTCTGTTGTGTGCTTTTAGACTTTGTCTTAGCCTCCCTCCACACAAGACAGCTTGCTAACTAGTTGAATCTGAAATTAAGGTGGGAAACTTCTTCTGGAACTGAATCGAGTGCTTCGTCCAGGAGGCCACTTTATCTGGTCTGCAACTCCCGTGTACCAGAAGCTTGAAGAAGATGTGCAGATATGGAGAGGTAGGAGGAGCCGAGGAGGACTTCAatctttcctttcctttccttgaCTCTCTGTCCAGCAAAATTGATTGATATATGCAGGTCTGTCACATCTTTCTTCCCAGAAATGACTGCTCTAACAGTGTCCATGTGTTGGGAGCTAATAGCCATCAAGAAAGACAAATTGAACTCCATTGGAGCTGCTATCTATCGTAAACCAGACACAAACGACTGCTATAAACAAAGAAAACGCAGCAAACCTCCCATGTGTAAGAAGGAAGATGATCCTAATGCAGCCTGGTAAGCTCccaatgaaaagaaaaaaaaagtattaattgCATCTGAAACTGCACCATGAACAAGTTAGGACACTGCAACAAAAGTCATTGTTTTGCTGCAGAAAATTCTAATACTTGACTTTATTTTTCAGGTATGTGCCCTTGGAACCATGCATGCATAGAGTCCCAAGTGACGAAAAGGAGAGAGGATCAAAATGGCCTGAAGAATGGCCAGCCCGACTTCACACCCCACCATATTGGCTTAA of Ipomoea triloba cultivar NCNSP0323 chromosome 3, ASM357664v1 contains these proteins:
- the LOC116012411 gene encoding probable methyltransferase PMT27, producing MPLGKGRSSRRAGTSTPVVTTVAFVALCVLGVWLLASTPVAPPKSITKTAASSTVINLPRATSDGATKSTTPFEDLHGDLPEEARNGNGGSGGGSSEISNDSQSGEAQATTTEDSAKEAVDQESGSVKNQESSSEGEGQLPGKEEQEKQKEPETQVSEESTITQQKEIETIKQNVELAGSKDDVSAAAEKREESSDNQKGGNEDIHKGGNEETKVQDSQIKSQQTSEENKNLISDEDQQKRLEHHQQQEDDQIQQKQPQNEIIETTTDPNKAWLTTQADQSVNHKERKEGADDQQITIKGQQWQLCNVTAGADYIPCLDNEKALAKIRGRQHYEHRERHCPTDPPVCLVPLPIGYKKSIQWPQSRDKA
- the LOC116012413 gene encoding probable methyltransferase PMT27, which gives rise to MFNLFFVQIWYPNVPHTLLAEFKGHQNWVKVSGEFITFPGGGTQFIHGALHYIDFIQQAVPDIAWGKHTRVVLDVGCGVASFGGYIFERDVITMSFAPKDEHEAQVQFALERGIPAISAVMGTQRLPFPNGVFDAVHCARCRVPWHIEGGKLLLELNRVLRPGGHFIWSATPVYQKLEEDVQIWRAKLIDICRSVTSFFPEMTALTVSMCWELIAIKKDKLNSIGAAIYRKPDTNDCYKQRKRSKPPMCKKEDDPNAAWYVPLEPCMHRVPSDEKERGSKWPEEWPARLHTPPYWLNRDKKGIYGRPAPDDFESDYKHWKNVVRKTYLSGLGIRWYDVRNIMDMRAVYGGFAAALKDLKVWVMNVVNVDSPDTLPIIYERGLFGMYHDWCESFSTYPRTYDLLHADHLFSRLKKRCDIKGVMVEVDRIVRPGGKLIVQDESSTVREIEDLLKSLHWEVRMTFTQNQDGMLSAQKTFWRPETYEAAT